A genomic window from Pseudogulbenkiania sp. MAI-1 includes:
- a CDS encoding CoA-acylating methylmalonate-semialdehyde dehydrogenase: MSHLPTIKLLINGEFVESKTSDWRDVVNPATQEVLARVPMATPEEVAAAVAAAKTAFQSWKKTPIGARARIFLKYQQLIREHMKELAAILTAEQGKTLADAEGDVFRGLEVVEHAANIGNLQLGEHAENVASGVDTYTVQQPLGVCAGITPFNFPAMIPLWMFPMAIACGNTFVLKPSEQDPMVTMRLVELALEAGIPAGVLNVVHGGAAVVDALCDHPDIKALSFVGSTPVGTHVYQRASQAGKRVQCMMGAKNHAIVLPDANKEQALNQLVGAGFGAAGQRCMAISVAILVGEAQNWIPELVAKARALKVGPGQDNPDLGPLISGAARARVEGLIAKGIEQGAKLELDGRHVQVPGHEQGNFVGPTIFSGVEPGMAIYDQEIFGPVLCLVAADSLDDAIALINANPHGNGTAIFTQSGAAARKFQEEIDVGQVGINVPIPVPVPLFSFTGSRGSKLGDLGPYGKQVILFYTQTKTITSRWFDDAASSGKVNTTISLH, encoded by the coding sequence ATGAGCCACCTTCCCACCATCAAGCTGCTGATCAACGGCGAGTTCGTCGAGTCGAAGACGAGCGACTGGCGCGACGTGGTCAACCCGGCCACGCAAGAAGTGCTGGCGCGGGTGCCGATGGCCACGCCGGAGGAAGTCGCCGCCGCCGTGGCCGCCGCCAAGACCGCGTTCCAGAGCTGGAAGAAGACGCCGATCGGCGCGCGCGCCCGCATCTTCCTCAAATACCAGCAGCTGATCCGCGAACACATGAAGGAACTCGCCGCCATCCTCACCGCCGAGCAAGGCAAGACGCTGGCCGACGCCGAGGGCGACGTGTTCCGCGGGCTGGAAGTGGTCGAGCACGCCGCCAACATCGGCAACCTGCAACTGGGCGAACACGCCGAGAACGTGGCGAGCGGCGTCGACACCTACACCGTGCAGCAGCCGCTGGGCGTGTGCGCCGGCATCACCCCGTTCAACTTCCCGGCGATGATCCCGCTGTGGATGTTCCCGATGGCCATCGCCTGCGGCAACACCTTCGTGCTGAAGCCATCCGAGCAGGACCCGATGGTGACGATGCGGCTGGTGGAACTGGCGCTGGAAGCCGGCATCCCGGCCGGCGTGCTGAACGTGGTGCACGGTGGCGCGGCGGTGGTCGACGCCCTGTGCGACCACCCGGACATCAAGGCATTGTCCTTCGTCGGCTCGACCCCTGTCGGCACCCACGTCTACCAGCGCGCGAGCCAGGCCGGCAAGCGCGTGCAGTGCATGATGGGCGCCAAGAACCACGCCATCGTGCTGCCCGACGCCAACAAGGAGCAGGCATTGAACCAGCTGGTCGGGGCCGGCTTCGGCGCCGCCGGCCAGCGTTGCATGGCGATCTCGGTAGCGATCCTGGTGGGCGAGGCGCAGAACTGGATACCCGAGCTGGTGGCCAAGGCCCGTGCGCTCAAGGTCGGCCCGGGCCAGGACAACCCGGATCTGGGACCGCTGATTTCCGGTGCGGCGCGCGCGCGCGTCGAGGGGCTGATCGCCAAGGGTATCGAGCAAGGCGCGAAACTCGAGCTGGACGGCCGCCACGTGCAGGTGCCCGGCCATGAACAGGGCAACTTCGTCGGCCCGACCATCTTCTCCGGCGTCGAACCCGGCATGGCGATCTACGACCAGGAAATCTTCGGGCCGGTGCTGTGCCTGGTGGCGGCCGATTCGCTCGACGACGCCATCGCGCTGATCAACGCCAACCCGCACGGCAACGGTACCGCCATCTTCACCCAGAGCGGCGCGGCGGCACGCAAGTTCCAGGAGGAGATCGACGTCGGCCAGGTCGGCATCAACGTGCCGATCCCGGTGCCGGTGCCCTTGTTCTCGTTCACTGGCTCGCGCGGTTCGAAACTCGGCGACTTGGGGCCTTACGGCAAACAGGTGATCCTGTTCTATACCCAGACCAAGACCATCACCAGCCGCTGGTTCGACGACGCCGCCTCGAGCGGCAAGGTGAATACGACGATTTCGCTGCACTGA
- a CDS encoding acyl-CoA dehydrogenase family protein — MDFALTEQQIAFQDAARAFAAHELAPHAAEWDEHEVFPLDVIRRAGEMGFLGLYTPEAYGGLGLSRLDAAIVFEELAAGCTSTAAYLTIHNMVSWMIASFAKPAVAERWVPQMVAGDKLGSYCLTEPGAGSDAASLKTHAEKKGDVYVLNGSKMFISGAGSTEVLVVMARTGGPGPKGVSAFVVPADAPGVQYGKKEKKMGWNSQPTRAVTFDNVEIPAENLLGEEGQGFTFAMKGLDGGRINIATCAVGTAQAALNAAQRYVQERQQFGQPLAEFQTVQFKLADMLTELIAARQMVRLAAWKLDSGSPDATAYCAMAKRLATDLSFNVANQALQLFGGYGYLKDFPLERHVRDLRVHQILEGTNEVMRMIVARHLMKDGALDTLR, encoded by the coding sequence ATGGACTTTGCTCTGACCGAACAACAGATCGCCTTTCAGGATGCCGCGCGCGCTTTCGCCGCGCACGAGCTGGCGCCGCACGCCGCGGAGTGGGACGAACATGAAGTCTTCCCGCTCGACGTGATCCGCCGCGCCGGCGAGATGGGCTTCCTCGGACTCTACACGCCGGAAGCCTACGGCGGGCTGGGGCTCAGCCGCCTCGACGCCGCCATCGTGTTCGAGGAGCTCGCCGCCGGCTGCACCTCCACCGCCGCCTACCTCACCATCCACAACATGGTGAGCTGGATGATCGCGAGCTTCGCCAAACCCGCCGTGGCCGAGCGCTGGGTGCCGCAGATGGTGGCGGGCGACAAGCTCGGCAGCTACTGCCTGACCGAACCGGGCGCCGGTTCCGACGCCGCCTCGCTGAAGACCCACGCCGAGAAGAAGGGCGACGTCTATGTGCTCAACGGCTCCAAGATGTTCATCTCCGGCGCCGGCAGCACCGAGGTGCTGGTGGTGATGGCGCGCACCGGCGGCCCGGGCCCGAAAGGCGTGTCGGCCTTCGTGGTGCCGGCCGACGCCCCTGGAGTGCAGTACGGCAAGAAGGAGAAGAAGATGGGCTGGAACAGCCAGCCCACGCGTGCCGTCACCTTCGACAACGTCGAGATTCCGGCCGAGAACCTGCTGGGCGAGGAAGGCCAGGGCTTCACCTTCGCCATGAAGGGGCTGGACGGCGGGCGCATCAACATCGCCACCTGCGCCGTCGGCACCGCCCAGGCGGCACTCAATGCCGCGCAACGCTACGTGCAGGAGCGCCAGCAGTTCGGCCAGCCGCTGGCCGAGTTCCAGACGGTGCAGTTCAAGCTCGCCGACATGCTGACCGAGCTCATCGCCGCGCGGCAGATGGTGCGCCTGGCGGCGTGGAAGCTCGACAGCGGCAGCCCCGACGCCACCGCCTACTGCGCCATGGCCAAGCGCCTGGCCACCGACCTGAGCTTCAACGTCGCCAACCAGGCGCTGCAGCTCTTCGGCGGTTACGGCTACCTGAAGGACTTCCCGCTCGAGCGCCACGTGCGCGACCTGCGCGTGCACCAGATCCTGGAGGGCACCAACGAAGTCATGCGCATGATCGTGGCCCGCCATCTGATGAAGGATGGCGCGCTGGACACGCTGCGCTGA
- a CDS encoding enoyl-CoA hydratase → MPNYAHLDVEKHGHTALVTIANPPANTWNHASLSALKALVADLNADRDIYALVIIGSGEKFFSAGADLTLFADGDKAVATEMTMLFGEAFEALSAFRGVSIAAINGYAMGGGLECALACDIRIAEEQAQLALPEAAVGLLPCAGGTQLLPWLVGEGWAKRMILCGERVDAATALRIGLVEEVVGKGQARAAALALAEKVARQSPSSVTACKTLVQRARIEPPSYNLIHERERFIKLFDTQDQREGVTAFLEKRPPQWKNA, encoded by the coding sequence TTGCCAAACTACGCCCATCTCGACGTCGAAAAACACGGCCACACCGCGCTGGTGACCATCGCCAACCCACCCGCCAACACCTGGAATCATGCGAGCCTTTCCGCGCTCAAGGCGCTGGTGGCGGACCTGAACGCCGATCGCGATATCTACGCGCTGGTGATCATCGGTTCCGGCGAGAAGTTCTTCTCGGCCGGCGCCGACCTCACCTTGTTCGCCGACGGCGACAAGGCCGTCGCCACCGAGATGACCATGCTGTTCGGCGAGGCCTTCGAGGCGCTCTCGGCGTTTCGTGGCGTCAGCATCGCCGCCATCAACGGCTACGCCATGGGCGGCGGGCTGGAATGCGCGCTGGCCTGCGACATCCGCATCGCCGAGGAGCAAGCCCAGCTCGCGCTGCCGGAAGCCGCCGTCGGCCTGCTGCCCTGCGCCGGCGGCACCCAGCTGTTGCCCTGGCTGGTAGGAGAAGGCTGGGCCAAGCGCATGATCCTGTGCGGCGAACGGGTGGACGCCGCCACCGCGCTGCGCATCGGGCTGGTGGAGGAAGTGGTCGGCAAGGGACAGGCCCGCGCCGCCGCGCTGGCGCTGGCCGAGAAGGTGGCGCGCCAGTCGCCCTCGTCGGTCACCGCATGCAAGACGCTGGTGCAGCGCGCCCGCATCGAGCCGCCGTCGTACAACCTGATCCACGAACGCGAGCGCTTCATCAAGCTGTTCGACACCCAAGACCAGCGCGAAGGCGTGACGGCCTTCCTGGAGAAGCGCCCGCCGCAGTGGAAAAATGCCTGA
- a CDS encoding enoyl-CoA hydratase/isomerase family protein, translating into MTDEVVFDELNSTNGRRIGIATLNAEKSLNALTLGMIRLLDAQLQRWAADDAIACVLLRGAGERAFCAGGDVRAVRDAILEHRGDGPIPEVVTFFREEYTLDHRLHTYPKPVIVWGHGIVMGGGLGLMVGVSHRVATPATRIAMPEITIGLYPDVAGSWFLQRMPAKLGLFLGLTGAPLNAHDALIVNLADHVVALDGYPELLSRLAATDWADTISSNHAAVTALLNEMECGTHAALPMSNVERQLVAIHRLMNRGSLAAVAQALTETRFDDPWLQAAAHSFAHGSPSSAAVTWEIYRRAKHLSLAEALRMELILSVNFCSKPDFREGVRALLVDKDRQPQWSRKTLVEVDQAWVDSHFATPWSDGEHPLAALG; encoded by the coding sequence ATGACCGACGAAGTCGTGTTTGACGAACTGAACAGCACCAACGGCCGGCGCATCGGCATCGCCACGCTCAACGCCGAGAAATCCCTCAATGCGCTGACGCTGGGCATGATCCGCCTGCTCGACGCGCAGCTGCAGCGCTGGGCGGCGGACGACGCCATCGCCTGCGTGCTGCTGCGCGGCGCCGGCGAACGGGCGTTCTGCGCCGGCGGCGACGTGCGCGCGGTGCGCGACGCGATCCTGGAACATCGCGGCGACGGACCGATCCCCGAAGTGGTGACCTTCTTCCGCGAGGAATACACCCTCGACCATCGCCTGCACACCTATCCCAAACCGGTCATTGTCTGGGGCCACGGCATCGTCATGGGCGGCGGGCTCGGGCTGATGGTCGGCGTCAGCCACCGCGTCGCCACCCCGGCCACGCGCATCGCCATGCCGGAAATCACCATCGGCCTGTACCCGGACGTGGCCGGCAGCTGGTTCCTGCAGCGCATGCCGGCCAAGCTCGGGCTGTTCCTCGGCCTGACCGGCGCGCCGCTCAACGCCCACGACGCGCTGATCGTCAACCTGGCCGACCACGTCGTCGCGCTGGACGGCTACCCCGAGCTGCTGTCCCGGCTCGCGGCCACCGACTGGGCTGACACGATATCGAGCAACCACGCCGCCGTCACCGCCCTGCTCAACGAGATGGAATGCGGGACCCACGCCGCCCTGCCGATGTCCAACGTCGAGCGCCAGCTGGTCGCCATCCACCGCCTGATGAACCGCGGCAGCCTCGCCGCCGTGGCGCAGGCCCTGACCGAAACCCGCTTCGACGACCCCTGGCTGCAGGCGGCGGCGCACAGCTTCGCCCACGGCAGCCCGAGCTCGGCCGCCGTCACCTGGGAGATCTACCGCCGCGCCAAGCACCTGTCGCTGGCCGAAGCGCTGCGCATGGAACTGATTCTGTCGGTCAACTTCTGCAGCAAGCCCGACTTCCGCGAAGGCGTGCGCGCGCTGCTGGTGGACAAGGACCGCCAGCCGCAGTGGAGCCGCAAGACCCTGGTCGAGGTCGACCAGGCCTGGGTGGACAGCCACTTCGCCACGCCGTGGAGTGACGGCGAACATCCGCTGGCGGCACTGGGCTGA
- the mmsB gene encoding 3-hydroxyisobutyrate dehydrogenase, translated as MTHISFIGLGNMGGPMALNLVRKGFSLTVFDLSADAMQKLAEAGAKVATSAADCVAGADIVLSMLPASHHVEGLYLGENGLIARLPKGTLVIDCSTIAAASAVKVAEAALAAGLRMLDAPVSGGTAGAAAGTLTFIVGGEAADLEQARPLFEAMGKNVFLAGGHGAGQSAKICNNMMLGILMAGTAEALALGVKSGLDPKVLSEIMAKSSGRNWALELYNPWPGVMENVPASRGYSGGFMAELMLKDLGLAEQAALACHAANPLGALARNLYEEHVAEGHGKLDFSSILKHFYRD; from the coding sequence ATGACACACATTTCTTTCATCGGCCTCGGCAACATGGGCGGGCCGATGGCCCTCAACCTCGTCCGCAAGGGCTTTTCGCTCACGGTGTTCGACCTCTCGGCCGACGCGATGCAAAAGCTGGCGGAAGCCGGCGCCAAGGTGGCAACGAGCGCCGCCGATTGCGTCGCCGGCGCCGACATCGTGCTGTCGATGCTGCCGGCCAGCCATCACGTCGAGGGCCTGTACCTCGGCGAGAACGGCCTCATCGCCCGGCTGCCCAAGGGCACGCTGGTGATCGACTGCAGCACCATCGCCGCCGCCAGCGCCGTCAAGGTGGCCGAGGCCGCGCTCGCCGCCGGGCTGCGCATGCTCGACGCCCCGGTATCGGGCGGCACCGCCGGCGCCGCCGCCGGCACGCTGACCTTCATCGTCGGCGGCGAGGCGGCCGACCTCGAACAAGCCCGGCCGCTGTTCGAGGCCATGGGCAAGAACGTGTTCCTCGCCGGCGGCCACGGTGCCGGCCAGAGCGCCAAGATCTGCAACAACATGATGCTCGGCATCCTGATGGCCGGCACCGCCGAGGCGCTGGCGCTGGGCGTCAAGAGCGGTCTCGATCCCAAGGTGCTGTCCGAGATCATGGCCAAGAGCTCCGGCCGCAACTGGGCGCTGGAACTGTACAACCCCTGGCCCGGCGTGATGGAAAACGTCCCGGCGAGCCGCGGCTACAGCGGCGGCTTCATGGCGGAGCTGATGCTGAAGGACCTGGGCCTGGCCGAACAGGCGGCGCTGGCCTGCCATGCCGCCAACCCGCTTGGCGCGCTGGCGCGCAACCTGTACGAGGAACACGTCGCCGAGGGGCACGGCAAGCTGGATTTTTCCAGCATCCTCAAGCACTTCTACCGCGACTGA
- a CDS encoding endonuclease, with product MEEDFYCGCAYHGKKVDFASCGYAPRKNAERASRIEWEHVVPAWVLGHQRQCWQNGGRKNCTSTDPVFQMAEGDLNNLVPAVGEVNGDRGNLSYGAWTRHPTPMYGQCQTIVDFKNRRVQPREEVRGRAARITLYMHDRYGLRMSSQDRQLMCAWAKSYPVDEWERTREERIVALQGSGNPYVSDPQQLARRCG from the coding sequence ATGGAGGAGGATTTCTATTGCGGCTGCGCCTACCACGGCAAGAAGGTCGACTTCGCCTCCTGCGGCTATGCGCCGCGCAAGAATGCCGAGCGTGCCAGCCGCATCGAGTGGGAGCACGTGGTCCCGGCCTGGGTGCTGGGCCATCAGCGGCAGTGCTGGCAGAACGGGGGACGTAAGAATTGCACATCAACCGACCCGGTTTTCCAGATGGCAGAGGGTGATCTGAACAACCTCGTGCCGGCGGTGGGCGAGGTCAACGGCGACCGCGGCAACCTGTCCTACGGCGCGTGGACGCGCCATCCGACGCCGATGTACGGCCAGTGTCAGACCATCGTCGATTTCAAGAACCGGCGCGTGCAGCCGCGCGAGGAAGTGCGCGGGCGCGCCGCCCGCATCACGCTCTATATGCACGACCGGTACGGCCTGCGCATGAGCAGCCAGGATCGCCAGCTGATGTGCGCCTGGGCCAAGAGCTACCCGGTGGATGAGTGGGAGCGCACGCGTGAGGAGCGCATCGTTGCCCTGCAGGGCAGCGGTAACCCATACGTGAGCGATCCGCAGCAACTGGCCAGGCGTTGCGGCTGA
- a CDS encoding molybdopterin-binding protein produces MQVGAIIIGDELLSGKRQDKHLPALIRILAARGMKLAWAEYLGDDPVRIEAALRRAFASGDLVFSFGGIGATPDDHTRGCAARALGVELVVHPEARTIIEERFGAKAYPHRINMGAFPLGACLIPNPVNRIAGFSVANVHFVPGFPSMAWPMIEWVLDTQYPHLKNETPDVERSVIALNAREGDLIALMEEFSARYPALKLSSLPNFGNEAIPEMHIEFGFSGQPALVDIALDEWRRALSERGYELRDKA; encoded by the coding sequence ATGCAGGTAGGAGCCATCATCATTGGCGACGAATTGTTGTCCGGCAAGCGCCAGGACAAGCATCTGCCGGCGCTGATCCGCATTCTGGCGGCGCGTGGCATGAAGCTGGCCTGGGCTGAGTACCTGGGCGACGATCCGGTGCGCATCGAGGCGGCGCTGAGGCGGGCCTTCGCTAGCGGCGATCTGGTGTTCAGTTTCGGCGGCATCGGCGCCACCCCGGACGACCATACCCGTGGCTGTGCAGCACGAGCGCTGGGGGTGGAGCTGGTGGTGCATCCCGAAGCGCGTACCATCATCGAGGAGCGCTTTGGCGCCAAGGCCTACCCGCACCGCATCAACATGGGGGCCTTTCCGCTCGGGGCGTGCCTGATTCCCAACCCGGTCAATCGCATCGCCGGATTCTCGGTGGCCAACGTGCACTTCGTGCCGGGTTTCCCGTCCATGGCGTGGCCGATGATCGAGTGGGTGCTGGATACCCAGTATCCGCACTTGAAGAACGAGACACCCGACGTCGAGCGCAGTGTGATCGCGCTCAACGCGCGCGAGGGCGACCTGATCGCGCTGATGGAGGAGTTCAGCGCGCGCTACCCGGCGCTGAAGCTGTCCAGCCTGCCCAACTTCGGCAACGAGGCCATTCCGGAGATGCATATCGAGTTCGGCTTCAGCGGCCAGCCGGCGCTGGTCGACATCGCGCTGGACGAGTGGCGCAGGGCATTGTCCGAGCGGGGTTATGAGCTGCGCGACAAGGCATGA
- a CDS encoding YdcF family protein, with product MNATLGPGVLVHQLLGAFLLPPLNVILLLLLGLWLRRRHRFAGGLLLTLSLVLLYALATPRMAMWLSGSLERFPVVSPAEVRATGAIVVLGGGKKPAPEYGRNEPSADTLMRLRYAAHLARRSGRPLLVSGGAPLGGEPEGVVMARTLAEDYGVPPRWVEQGSDTTLDNARLSAQLLRADGVRSITLVSQGWHLSRAVPMFEQQGLTVLPAPTGFVRYDGSGPIWYLPSGRAMQETHAALREWVGRLYYAGRERLSGLSARLRS from the coding sequence ATGAATGCGACTCTTGGCCCCGGCGTGCTGGTTCACCAGCTCCTCGGGGCTTTTTTATTGCCTCCGCTCAATGTCATCCTGCTGTTGCTGCTGGGGCTGTGGCTTAGGCGGCGCCACCGCTTTGCCGGCGGGCTGCTACTGACGCTGTCTCTGGTGCTGCTGTACGCCTTGGCTACCCCACGGATGGCGATGTGGCTGAGCGGCTCGCTCGAGCGCTTCCCGGTAGTGTCGCCGGCCGAGGTGCGGGCTACCGGCGCCATCGTGGTGCTGGGCGGCGGCAAGAAGCCGGCACCGGAGTACGGCCGCAACGAGCCGTCGGCCGACACGCTGATGCGGCTGCGCTACGCCGCCCATCTGGCGCGGCGTAGCGGGCGTCCGCTGCTGGTCAGCGGAGGCGCGCCCTTGGGCGGCGAGCCGGAAGGGGTGGTCATGGCCCGTACCTTGGCGGAGGACTACGGTGTGCCGCCGCGCTGGGTGGAGCAGGGCTCGGACACCACGCTGGACAACGCCCGCCTGTCGGCGCAGTTGCTCAGGGCCGACGGGGTGCGTTCCATCACGCTGGTGAGCCAGGGCTGGCACTTGTCGCGGGCGGTGCCGATGTTCGAGCAGCAAGGGCTGACCGTGTTGCCGGCGCCGACCGGTTTCGTGCGTTACGACGGCAGCGGCCCGATCTGGTATCTGCCTTCGGGGCGGGCCATGCAGGAAACCCATGCCGCGCTGCGCGAGTGGGTAGGGCGGCTATACTATGCTGGACGCGAGCGCCTGAGCGGGTTGAGTGCCCGGTTGCGCAGTTGA
- a CDS encoding ABC transporter ATP-binding protein has translation MSLLEVKNLQVSYGGIHAVKGIDLHIEQGELVTLIGANGAGKTSTLRTLVGMEKKSGGSIVYDGKETAHIPAHNFVRHGLAMVPEGRGIFAKLTVEENLLMGAFYRDDKAAIQGELEHVYELFPRLKERFKQLAGTLSGGEQQMVAMGRAILSKPKLLLLDEPSMGLAPIIVQKIFEIIQMISAQGVTMLLVEQNAKLALEISQRGYVMESGRITMSGPARDLLNDERVRNAYLGG, from the coding sequence ATGAGTCTCTTGGAAGTCAAAAACCTGCAGGTGTCGTACGGCGGCATCCATGCCGTGAAAGGCATCGACCTGCACATCGAACAAGGCGAACTGGTCACGCTGATCGGCGCCAACGGCGCCGGCAAGACCTCGACGCTGCGCACCCTGGTCGGCATGGAAAAGAAATCCGGCGGCAGCATCGTCTACGACGGCAAGGAAACCGCCCACATCCCGGCGCACAACTTCGTGCGCCACGGCCTGGCCATGGTGCCGGAAGGCCGCGGCATCTTCGCCAAGCTGACCGTAGAAGAAAACCTGCTGATGGGCGCGTTCTACCGCGACGACAAGGCGGCGATCCAGGGCGAGCTGGAACACGTCTACGAGCTGTTCCCGCGCCTGAAAGAACGCTTCAAGCAGCTGGCCGGCACGCTGTCGGGCGGCGAACAGCAGATGGTGGCGATGGGCCGGGCGATCCTGTCCAAGCCCAAGCTGTTGCTGCTGGACGAACCGTCGATGGGCCTGGCGCCGATCATCGTGCAGAAGATCTTCGAGATCATCCAGATGATCTCGGCGCAGGGCGTGACTATGCTGCTGGTGGAGCAGAACGCCAAGCTCGCCCTGGAGATCAGCCAGCGCGGCTACGTGATGGAGAGCGGTCGCATCACCATGAGCGGCCCGGCGCGCGATCTGCTGAACGACGAGCGGGTGCGCAACGCCTATCTGGGCGGCTGA
- a CDS encoding ABC transporter ATP-binding protein gives MAHALLKIDGINKRFGGLHALNNVALTINKGEIYGLIGPNGAGKTTLFNVLTGLYQPDEGTFTFDGKDLFRAKPHIVVESGIARTFQNIRLFAEMTALENVMVGRHIRSKANALGAILRDKKTMAEEKAIEEKAWELLAYVGITDVAYERARNLSYGHQRRLEIARALATEPKLLALDEPAAGMNPSETEDLKALMEKIRKDGVTVLLIEHDVKLMMGLCDRIAVLDYGKKIAEGVPEVVRKDPKVIEAYLGAAHA, from the coding sequence ATGGCCCACGCCCTGCTCAAAATCGACGGCATCAACAAGCGCTTTGGCGGCCTGCATGCCCTCAACAACGTCGCCCTCACCATCAACAAGGGTGAAATCTACGGTCTGATCGGCCCCAACGGCGCCGGCAAGACCACGCTGTTCAACGTGCTCACCGGGCTCTACCAGCCCGACGAAGGGACCTTCACCTTCGACGGGAAGGACCTGTTCCGCGCCAAGCCGCACATCGTGGTCGAAAGCGGCATCGCCCGCACCTTCCAGAACATCCGCCTGTTCGCCGAGATGACCGCCCTGGAAAACGTCATGGTCGGTCGCCACATCCGCTCCAAGGCCAACGCCCTGGGCGCCATCCTGCGCGACAAGAAGACCATGGCCGAGGAAAAGGCCATCGAAGAGAAGGCCTGGGAACTCTTGGCCTACGTCGGCATCACCGACGTCGCCTATGAGCGCGCCCGCAACCTGTCGTACGGCCACCAGCGCCGCCTCGAGATCGCCCGCGCGCTCGCCACCGAGCCCAAGCTCTTGGCGCTCGACGAACCGGCCGCCGGCATGAACCCGAGCGAAACCGAAGACCTCAAGGCGCTGATGGAAAAGATCCGCAAGGACGGCGTCACCGTGCTGCTGATCGAACACGACGTCAAGCTGATGATGGGCCTGTGCGACCGCATCGCCGTGCTCGACTACGGCAAGAAGATCGCCGAAGGCGTGCCGGAAGTGGTGCGCAAAGACCCGAAAGTGATTGAAGCCTACCTGGGAGCGGCCCACGCATGA
- a CDS encoding ABC transporter ATP-binding protein, producing the protein MTMALEMNKQASPKKVGLFLVSAVALAVLPFLIGGLLGNSWLRIIDFALLYVMLALGLNIVVGFAGLLDLGFIAFYAVGAYTFALLGSPHFDIHLPFYITIPLGALLAAFFGVLLGTPVLRLKGDYLAIVTLGFGEIVRIFMNNLNAPVNITNGPQGINLIDPVKVAGLSFGKPLEIAGYTFNSVYLYYYFFLALTVLVVIMAWRLQHSRIGRAWVAMREDSIAAAAMGLNIRNIKLLAFALGALSGGVAGGLFASFQGFISPESFGLLESIMILAMIVLGGMGHIPGVILGAVVLTVAPEILRDVIGPLQMKTFGRMLIDPENARMLLFGLALVVMMLVRPEGMWPSKRRKAEFDDAKKG; encoded by the coding sequence ATGACCATGGCACTCGAAATGAACAAGCAAGCCAGCCCCAAGAAAGTCGGCCTGTTCCTGGTATCGGCCGTCGCCCTCGCGGTGCTGCCGTTCCTCATTGGCGGCCTCTTGGGCAACTCCTGGCTGCGCATCATCGACTTCGCGCTGCTCTACGTGATGCTGGCGCTGGGCCTCAACATCGTGGTCGGCTTCGCCGGCCTGCTGGACCTGGGCTTCATCGCCTTCTACGCCGTCGGTGCCTACACCTTCGCGCTGTTGGGCTCGCCGCACTTCGATATCCACCTGCCGTTCTACATCACCATCCCGCTGGGCGCCTTGCTCGCCGCCTTCTTCGGCGTGCTGCTGGGCACCCCGGTGCTGCGGCTGAAGGGCGACTATCTGGCGATCGTGACGCTGGGCTTCGGTGAAATCGTGCGCATCTTCATGAACAACCTGAACGCGCCGGTCAACATCACCAACGGCCCGCAAGGCATCAACCTGATCGACCCGGTCAAGGTCGCCGGCCTCTCGTTCGGCAAGCCGCTCGAAATCGCGGGCTACACCTTCAACAGCGTCTACCTCTACTACTACTTCTTCCTGGCGCTGACCGTGCTGGTGGTGATCATGGCCTGGCGCCTGCAGCACTCCCGCATCGGCCGGGCCTGGGTCGCGATGCGCGAAGACTCCATCGCCGCCGCCGCCATGGGCCTCAACATCCGCAACATCAAGCTGCTGGCGTTCGCGCTGGGCGCCTTGTCGGGTGGCGTGGCGGGCGGCCTGTTCGCCTCGTTCCAGGGCTTCATCTCGCCGGAATCGTTTGGCCTCTTGGAATCAATCATGATCCTGGCCATGATCGTGCTGGGTGGCATGGGCCACATCCCGGGCGTCATCCTGGGGGCGGTGGTGCTCACCGTGGCCCCGGAAATCCTGCGTGACGTGATCGGCCCGCTGCAGATGAAAACCTTCGGCCGCATGCTGATCGACCCTGAGAACGCCCGCATGCTGCTATTCGGCCTCGCCCTGGTGGTGATGATGCTGGTCCGTCCGGAAGGCATGTGGCCCTCCAAGCGCCGCAAGGCCGAATTCGACGACGCCAAGAAAGGTTAA